A stretch of the Porifericola rhodea genome encodes the following:
- a CDS encoding DUF502 domain-containing protein, producing the protein MQINSQKGQTEEAYQRASRSGWSRQYIFRTMMDGALLLLPLAIILFALYLIFRFVFNLLVPISVLLSTGSEDPHWTVNILSLVVLLIFLFLIGLLVRNRSGKFYFHYLERNYLSQIPLYSTVRDTVQQFSGLKKMPFSQVVLIDPFKTGVLMTGFVTEEISKDMYTVFVPTAPNPTNGNIYHVPRQCIQFLDVGSDQAMRTVVSMGTGSSCLFNDDALLQLSDKASAEN; encoded by the coding sequence ATGCAGATCAATTCTCAAAAAGGACAAACCGAAGAAGCATATCAAAGGGCTTCGCGTTCAGGTTGGAGCAGGCAGTATATTTTTAGAACAATGATGGATGGGGCACTTTTGCTACTCCCACTGGCAATTATTCTTTTTGCCCTCTACCTTATTTTTCGTTTTGTATTCAACCTGCTGGTACCTATCAGTGTGCTACTGTCTACAGGCTCAGAAGACCCTCACTGGACAGTCAATATTTTATCTTTGGTAGTACTTCTGATTTTTCTTTTTTTGATCGGGCTTCTGGTTCGTAATCGCTCAGGCAAGTTCTACTTCCACTACCTGGAAAGAAATTACCTAAGCCAGATTCCTCTCTACTCTACTGTGCGAGATACGGTGCAGCAATTCTCCGGACTCAAAAAAATGCCCTTTAGCCAGGTTGTATTGATTGATCCTTTTAAGACCGGGGTACTGATGACAGGTTTTGTAACAGAAGAAATATCCAAAGATATGTATACGGTTTTTGTTCCTACTGCCCCTAACCCTACCAATGGTAATATTTACCATGTACCCAGGCAGTGTATTCAGTTTCTGGATGTAGGCTCCGATCAAGCTATGAGAACAGTTGTTAGCATGGGAACAGGTTCCTCCTGCCTCTTCAATGATGACGCATTGCTTCAGCTTTCTGATAAAGCGAGTGCAGAAAACTAA